Proteins encoded together in one Quercus lobata isolate SW786 chromosome 3, ValleyOak3.0 Primary Assembly, whole genome shotgun sequence window:
- the LOC115982093 gene encoding ADP,ATP carrier protein-like isoform X1, translated as MADRPQLPSVIQKIRVQPYLSITHFPNHQAWTSSLQNIPSAGGYAIDRLHKTLLPANAGSASNLASPLLPVFVRAPLEKHKSDSRTGLIYGSFLALFGVLTAPIGRVKLLIQCQDEMIKSGRLTKPYKGIVNCFARTISNEGFISLWRGYIPGVISDVSNRVISFGFNNSKNKDGLAGGIFPNLATHFVVYPLVYAQTRLANDIKTSNKIEERQFKGLIDVYKKAIRSDGIAGLYRGFAISSCKSFLSNGVYLGIQVMLRRLGSQDDFLAAPVMAVGVAVCQKMATYPLDTVSRRMMMTSGEVVKYQSSIHAFAEIIRNEGVKSLYKGGGTCILEKITLSVFFAVFITRLPHYFSTKKSNSAADGVSAKRNGSAGGDQSASTLTIKWTYGKKD; from the exons ATGGCAGATAGGCCACAACTTCCATCTGTAATCCAGAAGATAAGAGTGCAACCTTACCTCTCCATCACGCACTTTCCTAACCATCAAGCCTGGACTTCAAGCTTGCAAAACATTCCCAGTGCTGGTGGATATGCGATCGACAGATTGCACAAAACATTGCTCCCAGCAAATGCTGGCTCTGCCTCCAATCTTGCTTCACCTCTGCTTCCAGTATTTGTAAGAGCTCCGCTGGAAAAGCATAAGTCTGACTCTCGAACTGGGTTAATTTATGGATCATTCCTTGCTCTTTTTGGGGTGCTAACTGCTCCAATTGGGAGAGTGAAACTCCTGATCCAGTGCCAAGATGAGATGATCAAGTCAGGTAGACTAACTAAGCCTTATAAAGGAATTGTGAACTGCTTCGCCAGAACAATCAGTAATGAAGGCTTCATATCCCTTTGGAGAGGCTACATCCCTGGTGTCATCAGCGACGTTTCCAATAGA GTAATAAGCTTTGGCTTTAACAACTCAAAAAACAAAGATGGCTTGGCAGGAGGAATTTTTCCTAATTTAGCAACTCATTTTGTTGTTTATCCCCTGGTTTATGCCCAGACTCGCCTAGCCAATGATATCAAGACAAGCAATAAGATTGAAGAAAGGCAATTCAAAGGTTTGATTGATGTCTACAAAAAAGCTATAAGATCAGATGGCATTGCTGGACTGTACCGTGGATTTGCTATCTCAAGTTGTAAAAGCTTCTTAAGTAATGGGGTCTACTTAGGCATACAAGTTATGTTACGCAGGCTCGGGTCACAG GATGACTTCTTGGCTGCACCAGTAATGGCAGTGGGAGTCGCAGTTTGTCAAAAGATGGCAACTTACCCGTTGGACACTGTAAGTAGGAGGATGATGATGACCTCTGGAGAAGTTGTTAAATATCAGAGTTCAATACATGCATTTGCAGAGATTATCAGGAATGAGGGTGTTAAGTCCCTTTATAAGGGTGGAGGTACATGCATCCTcgaaaaaattactttatccgTGTTTTTTGCTGTTTTTATCACAAGATTGCCCCATTATTTTTCCACAAAGAAGTCTAATTCTGCCGCTGATGGTGTGTCTGCAAAGAGGAATGGATCGGCTGGTGGTGATCAATCTGCATCAACTCTCACCATTAAATGGACATATGGTAAGAAGGACTAG
- the LOC115982093 gene encoding ADP,ATP carrier protein 3, mitochondrial-like isoform X2: MADRPQLPSVIQKIRVQPYLSITHFPNHQAWTSSLQNIPSAGGYAIDRLHKTLLPANAGSASNLASPLLPVFVRAPLEKHKSDSRTGLIYGSFLALFGVLTAPIGRVKLLIQCQDEMIKSGRLTKPYKGIVNCFARTISNEGFISLWRGYIPGVISDVSNRTRLANDIKTSNKIEERQFKGLIDVYKKAIRSDGIAGLYRGFAISSCKSFLSNGVYLGIQVMLRRLGSQDDFLAAPVMAVGVAVCQKMATYPLDTVSRRMMMTSGEVVKYQSSIHAFAEIIRNEGVKSLYKGGGTCILEKITLSVFFAVFITRLPHYFSTKKSNSAADGVSAKRNGSAGGDQSASTLTIKWTYGKKD; the protein is encoded by the exons ATGGCAGATAGGCCACAACTTCCATCTGTAATCCAGAAGATAAGAGTGCAACCTTACCTCTCCATCACGCACTTTCCTAACCATCAAGCCTGGACTTCAAGCTTGCAAAACATTCCCAGTGCTGGTGGATATGCGATCGACAGATTGCACAAAACATTGCTCCCAGCAAATGCTGGCTCTGCCTCCAATCTTGCTTCACCTCTGCTTCCAGTATTTGTAAGAGCTCCGCTGGAAAAGCATAAGTCTGACTCTCGAACTGGGTTAATTTATGGATCATTCCTTGCTCTTTTTGGGGTGCTAACTGCTCCAATTGGGAGAGTGAAACTCCTGATCCAGTGCCAAGATGAGATGATCAAGTCAGGTAGACTAACTAAGCCTTATAAAGGAATTGTGAACTGCTTCGCCAGAACAATCAGTAATGAAGGCTTCATATCCCTTTGGAGAGGCTACATCCCTGGTGTCATCAGCGACGTTTCCAATAGA ACTCGCCTAGCCAATGATATCAAGACAAGCAATAAGATTGAAGAAAGGCAATTCAAAGGTTTGATTGATGTCTACAAAAAAGCTATAAGATCAGATGGCATTGCTGGACTGTACCGTGGATTTGCTATCTCAAGTTGTAAAAGCTTCTTAAGTAATGGGGTCTACTTAGGCATACAAGTTATGTTACGCAGGCTCGGGTCACAG GATGACTTCTTGGCTGCACCAGTAATGGCAGTGGGAGTCGCAGTTTGTCAAAAGATGGCAACTTACCCGTTGGACACTGTAAGTAGGAGGATGATGATGACCTCTGGAGAAGTTGTTAAATATCAGAGTTCAATACATGCATTTGCAGAGATTATCAGGAATGAGGGTGTTAAGTCCCTTTATAAGGGTGGAGGTACATGCATCCTcgaaaaaattactttatccgTGTTTTTTGCTGTTTTTATCACAAGATTGCCCCATTATTTTTCCACAAAGAAGTCTAATTCTGCCGCTGATGGTGTGTCTGCAAAGAGGAATGGATCGGCTGGTGGTGATCAATCTGCATCAACTCTCACCATTAAATGGACATATGGTAAGAAGGACTAG
- the LOC115980259 gene encoding uncharacterized protein LOC115980259, with protein MAQRLIDDYHGAIKMDFPPLQSTPMGWSVPPPGVFKVTVDGACSIDSGGSSGVGVVIRDGSGMVIVALSKLLPSNFPAEWTELFAIEQGLMLAQEMDLPQVMMELDALSAILAINHGNIGGETGNLVEGILRAKALFYCCSFAYLKRDYNMVAHELAQFAKTNYYSQVWKGVTPPFVSHLVVSDLEPHAGGSLL; from the coding sequence ATGGCTCAGAGATTAATAGATGACTACCATGGTGCCATTAAAATGGATTTTCCCCCTTTGCAGTCCACTCCTATGGGCTGGTCTGTCCCTCCTCCTGGTGTGTTTAAGGTAACTGTAGATGGGGCATGCTCTATAGATTCTGGGGGGAGTTCAGGGGTTGGTGTAGTTATCAGAGATGGGTCCGGCATGGTTATAGTAGCTCTCAGCAAGCTGCTGCCTTCTAATTTCCCTGCTGAGTGGACGGAACTATTTGCTATTGAGCAAGGCCTTATGTTGGCTCAAGAAATGGATCTCCCTCAAGTCATGATGGAATTAGATGCTCTTTCGGCGATTCTTGCTATTAACCATGGCAATATTGGAGGTGAAACTGGTAATTTGGTGGAAGGTATTTTGCGGGCCAAAGCTTTGTTCTATTGCTGCTCTTTTGCTTACTTGAAAAGGGACTACAACATGGTTGCTCACGAGCTTGCTCAATTCGCCAAGACTAATTATTATTCTCAAGTCTGGAAAGGTGTTACCCCACCTTTTGTATCTCATTTGGTTGTATCTGATTTAGAGCCTCATGCTGGTGGCTCTCTGTTGTAA
- the LOC115980257 gene encoding class V chitinase-like: protein MHLADDAMICRLIGLLKKLLYAPMTSYYEETYDIEAIGYESLNICNQLKLKVGDAQAVCLSDDEKKVVKSSYWFFDSAYPLSDIDFTFYTHLLCAQAFVDPNTFQLNISNSKTAQFSVFTQTLQQKNPSLKTLLSITGGIADDSALSSMARNASTRKTFIDSSITIGRPYNFHGLVLDWEFSSTTTDMTNLGLLFKEWREAVEKESKNSNKPQLLLTVAVYFSSVFRSLSYPAEAMENNLDWIKVMAFDFGAPTWKPNLTEAPAALYNPFSEVSGDSGISSWIRAGFPARKIVFGLPYYGYAWKLKDTNNHGFLAPANGADITADGALGYTHIRNRTIGQGSAITAFNYTFATDYCYNGTTWVGYDDVKSILAKVLYAKGKGLLGYFAWRVDLDDNWTLSKTV from the exons ATGCATCTGGCAGATGATGCAATGATCTGCAGGCTCATTGGGCTTTTAAAGAAACTCCTCTATGCACCTATGACCTCAT ATTATGAAGAAACATATGACATTGAAGCAATTGGATATGAAAGCCTTAATATCTGCAATCAATTGAAGCTCAAAGTAGGAGATGCTCAAGCA GTCTGCTTATCAGATGATGAGAAGAAGGTCGTTAAATCTTCGTATTGGTTTTTTGACAGTGCATATCCACTCTCCGACATAGACTTTACCTTTTACACCCACCTCTTGTGTGCCCAAGCATTTGTTGATCCCAACACCTTCCAACTCAACATATCTAACTCAAAAACAGCCCAGTTCTCAGTTTTCACACAAACCTTGCAGCAAAAAAACCCTTCACTTAAGACCCTTCTATCCATAACTGGAGGAATCGCTGATGATTCAGCCTTGTCTTCAATGGCTAGAAATGCCAGTACCCGAAAAACATTCATTGATTCTTCAATAACAATAGGCAGGCCTTATAACTTCCATGGCCTTGTCTTAGACTGGGAATTCTCATCCACAACCACAGACATGACCAACCTTGGTTTACTCTTCAAGGAGTGGCGAGAAGCAGTGGAAAAAGAGTCCAAGAACTCTAACAAGCCACAGTTGCTTCTAACTGTGGCGGTCTATTTCTCATCAGTATTTCGTTCATTGAGTTATCCGGCTGAGGCTATGGAAAACAACTTGGATTGGATCAAGGTAATGGCTTTTGATTTCGGTGCACCAACTTGGAAACCAAATCTGACCGAAGCGCCAGCTGCATTATACAATCCATTCAGTGAGGTTAGTGGTGATTCTGGGATTAGTTCTTGGATTCGGGCTGGTTTTCCGGCCagaaaaattgtatttggtTTGCCATACTATGGCTATGCATGGAAGCTTAAAGATACTAATAACCATGGATTTTTAGCACCAGCTAATGGTGCTGATATAACGGCAGATGGAGCATTAGGTTATACGCATATCAGGAACAGGACCATAGGTCAAGGCAGTGCCATAACAGCGTTCAACTACACGTTTGCCACAGATTATTGCTACAATGGGACAACTTGGGTTGGTTATGACGATGTTAAAAGTATTCTGGCTAAGGTCTTGTATGCTAAGGGTAAGGGATTGCTTGGTTACTTTGCATGGCGAGTTGACCTTGATGACAATTGGACTCTCTCCAAAACAGTTTAG